One Heteronotia binoei isolate CCM8104 ecotype False Entrance Well chromosome 3, APGP_CSIRO_Hbin_v1, whole genome shotgun sequence genomic window, TCTGTTGAATTAggttttaaatatttaggtcaATTTTTCAGGGTAAACTGTTCACTTCAATGTGATCATCCTGCATGGTTGTATAACTAGCTTAATTTTGCCTGTGGGGTATAAAATGCAGTCCTGCTACATAATATTGTCTCTCTTCCAGATTGATCCAAAAGACTATATGTTTTCTGGACTCAAGAATGAAACAGTGGGACGTTTACCTGGGAAAGTTGGAGGTCAACAGTTTGTTATTCAGGACTGTGAGAACTGCAATATCTACATCTTTGACCACTCAGCTACAATCACTATTGATGACTGTACGGGCTGCCGAATCTTTTTAGGACCTGTAAAAGGCAGTGTGTTTTTCCGTGATTGCAAGGACTGTAAATGTATAGTGGCTTGCCAACAGTTTCGTACAAGGGACTGCAGGAAGATGGAAGTGTTTTTGTGCTGTGCCACCCAACCCATTATAGAATCCTCTACAGGTATGAAGTTTGGATGTTTCCAGTACTACTATCCAGAGCTGGCTTTGCAGCTGAAAGATGCTGGTCTGAGTATCTTCAACAACACATGGAGTAATATCCATGACTTCACGCCAGTTTCAGGAGAGAACAATTGGGGTCTTCTACCAGAGGATGCTCTAGCTCAGGATGCAGTACCCCTTCCAACAACTGAAGAACTGAAGGCTGTGAGAATTTCAACTGATGCCAACAAGAGCATAATTCCAGTAACACGGGGGCAACGTCCAAAGTGCAGTGAGGAGTCTTGCCTGGTAGTGTTCTTTGCTGGGGATTATGCAACTGCAAATG contains:
- the LOC132568261 gene encoding protein XRP2-like, producing MGCFFSKRRKQAKEPQLGADSGDRNAAGDAGTEKQPQYSWDQRAKIDPKDYMFSGLKNETVGRLPGKVGGQQFVIQDCENCNIYIFDHSATITIDDCTGCRIFLGPVKGSVFFRDCKDCKCIVACQQFRTRDCRKMEVFLCCATQPIIESSTGMKFGCFQYYYPELALQLKDAGLSIFNNTWSNIHDFTPVSGENNWGLLPEDALAQDAVPLPTTEELKAVRISTDANKSIIPVTRGQRPKCSEESCLVVFFAGDYATANARKLIDEMTGRGFSLVQTKEVPMKADDAQRVFQQKASDFISSLEKGSVIALEFNGDGSIAACQDIIAKVFTSTKVFVSEDKTSASREVDSFYNFADMQMGM